A section of the Pleuronectes platessa chromosome 7, fPlePla1.1, whole genome shotgun sequence genome encodes:
- the zgc:162634 gene encoding UPF0434 protein bsr0601 isoform X1: MFPQVLCKFVLQSVVVGRCVTRAAVTHTRTHTPALLVRCFTDRKEQVGPKIDEALLQVLVCPLSKKPLRFDAETNELINEELGIAYPILDGIPNMIPQEARLLQKDASTAE; the protein is encoded by the exons ATGTTTCCTCAGGTTCTGTGTAAATTTGTGTTACAGTCAGTTGTTGTTGGTCGCTGTGTGACACGCGccgctgttacacacacacggacacacacccCGGCTCTGCTCGTCCGCTGCTTCACAGACCGGAAGGAACAAGTCGGCCCGAAGATCGACGAGGCTCTGCTGCAAGTCctcgtctgtcctctgtccaagAAACCGCtgag ATTCGATGCTGAGACCAACGAGCTGATCAACGAGGAGCTCGGCATCGCGTACCCCATCCTGGACGGGATCCCCAACATGATCCCCCAGGAGGCCCGCCTGCTCCAGAAAGACGCCTCCACCGCCGAGTAG
- the zgc:162634 gene encoding phosphatidylinositol N-acetylglucosaminyltransferase subunit Y isoform X2 gives MFSLSMMVGLVPIVSLFGLFYSAAVDENFPQGCTSSSSLCFYSLLLPVTIPVYVFFHLWSWIGIKLFRHN, from the coding sequence ATGTTCTCTCTGTCCATGATGGTGGGACTGGTCCCCATCGTGTCCCTCTTCGGTTTGTTCTACTCGGCGGCGGTGGACGAGAACTTCCCTCAGGgctgcaccagcagcagcagcctgtgctTCTACAGCCTGCTGCTGCCCGTCACCATCCCCGTCTACGTCTTCTTCCACCTGTGGAGCTGGATCGGCATCAAGCTCTTCAGACACAACTAG